Within Lactobacillus amylovorus DSM 20531, the genomic segment TAAGTTCCTCAAAAGAGTTACAGTTACTGGTGGATGACTATTTGTTAACGGTTAACTACAGGTCGGTAATTGAAAATGATCTTGTCAATTATACACAAGGCATTGAATCGTATTTTAGGAATGAACGTCTTACTTTGAGGGATAAAATAAACAAATTTATTGAGGAATTGCCTGAATCCTATAGAGAACTATTATCTGAACACGTTGGAAATACAGATGATTGGATTGGAAAGCTTGTAAGCACAAGGGTATTCCTAACACACGGAGATAGAGAAAATATGGCGGTATCTAATCCTTATAAGTTAGTGCAGATGACAAAAATATTCGGCTTTATGGTTATAATCTTTATTTTACAAAAATTAGGGATAACCATTGATAAACCAAAGATACTTAATAAATTTAAGAATGTTTTAACTACTCATTACTATTAAGTAACACGAACTTACTGTAAATTAGGTTTAATAAAGATCAGAATGTTTAAAATAGCACCCAGCCAAAATAGCATTGATAAGCTGGTCAGTCAAGGCAAAAAGGTCGTGGTGTGGGGGATGTTTGTCGGTACTATGCAAAAGATTACCGATACTCTTAAT encodes:
- a CDS encoding HEPN domain-containing protein, encoding MINNWVSSSKELQLLVDDYLLTVNYRSVIENDLVNYTQGIESYFRNERLTLRDKINKFIEELPESYRELLSEHVGNTDDWIGKLVSTRVFLTHGDRENMAVSNPYKLVQMTKIFGFMVIIFILQKLGITIDKPKILNKFKNVLTTHYY